A stretch of Crossiella cryophila DNA encodes these proteins:
- a CDS encoding FAD/NAD(P)-binding protein: protein MNLLDLPGPDIAVVGGAAAAVCLLRALAESKLVDGYLTVFEPTSLRWRGRAYQHDAEHVRTNALPEDISVTAADPDDFTHWLIERSLFDPATETLPDGAHCPPRRRYGEYLEDRAAGAIRSLRARGWRVRLVEERVVDAERAGGRVWLRTDSGQISGHGHVVLCVGSDGAHDPYRLAGRTGFIGDVYPIQSTLDRVPAGASTAVLGNGLTAVDAVLGLAANGHTGPITMVSRSGILPGVRQHPVRGLPVLADRIWRRQLAEGTPVSWARAANWLSAELGRAGADLGRLQREMAAVGTAEPWARLRRNLGEVDDPDPALRMLQAAVPFAGPRLWASLAEGDRGHLLDNAFRTIVSLCCPMTPASATALLGLAESGQLRLRAGVREVIPITRGGFEVRTADSRLLRVDRVINACGAAPGRVPTAALPLISSLTSAGRARPHPHGGLRVDPRTSAVLGADGPDPRLFVLGDLGLGTFLFTFGIPALVERAVEIVRALGSHHRSLFPARADGRPHLLGRK, encoded by the coding sequence ATGAATCTGCTGGATTTGCCGGGACCCGATATCGCGGTGGTCGGCGGCGCGGCGGCCGCGGTCTGCCTGCTGCGGGCGCTGGCCGAGAGCAAACTCGTGGACGGCTACCTGACCGTGTTCGAGCCGACCTCGTTGCGCTGGCGTGGCCGGGCCTACCAGCACGACGCCGAGCACGTGCGCACCAACGCGCTGCCCGAGGACATCTCGGTCACCGCCGCCGATCCGGACGATTTCACGCACTGGCTGATCGAGCGTTCGTTGTTCGATCCGGCCACCGAGACGCTGCCCGACGGCGCGCACTGCCCGCCCCGCCGCCGCTACGGCGAGTACCTGGAGGACCGGGCGGCGGGTGCGATCCGGTCGTTGCGGGCCCGCGGCTGGCGGGTGCGGCTGGTGGAGGAGCGGGTGGTCGATGCGGAGCGGGCGGGTGGCCGGGTGTGGCTGCGCACCGATTCCGGGCAGATCAGCGGGCACGGGCATGTGGTGCTGTGCGTGGGTTCCGACGGCGCGCACGACCCGTACCGGCTGGCCGGGCGGACCGGGTTCATCGGCGATGTCTACCCGATCCAGTCCACATTGGACAGAGTTCCGGCCGGGGCGAGCACGGCGGTGCTGGGCAACGGGCTCACCGCGGTGGACGCGGTGCTGGGTCTGGCGGCCAACGGGCACACCGGGCCGATCACCATGGTCTCCCGCAGTGGCATCCTGCCCGGGGTGCGCCAGCATCCGGTGCGCGGCCTGCCGGTGCTCGCCGACCGGATCTGGCGGCGGCAGCTGGCCGAGGGCACCCCGGTGTCCTGGGCCCGCGCCGCGAACTGGCTGAGTGCCGAACTGGGCCGGGCGGGCGCGGATCTCGGGCGGCTGCAACGGGAAATGGCCGCGGTGGGCACCGCCGAACCGTGGGCCCGGCTGCGCCGCAACCTCGGCGAGGTCGACGATCCGGATCCGGCGCTGCGCATGTTGCAGGCCGCGGTGCCCTTCGCCGGGCCGCGGCTGTGGGCCAGCCTGGCCGAGGGCGACCGGGGGCACCTGCTGGACAACGCCTTCCGCACCATCGTCAGCCTGTGCTGCCCGATGACCCCGGCCAGTGCGACCGCCCTGCTCGGCCTGGCCGAGAGCGGGCAGCTGCGGTTGCGGGCCGGGGTGCGCGAGGTCATCCCGATCACCCGGGGCGGGTTCGAGGTGCGCACCGCGGACTCCCGGCTGCTGCGGGTGGACCGGGTGATCAACGCCTGTGGCGCCGCACCCGGCCGGGTGCCCACCGCGGCGCTGCCGTTGATCAGCTCGCTGACCTCGGCGGGCCGGGCCCGGCCGCACCCGCACGGCGGGCTGCGGGTGGATCCGCGCACCAGCGCGGTGCTCGGCGCGGACGGCCCGGATCCCCGGCTGTTCGTGCTCGGCGACCTCGGCCTCGGCACGTTCCTGTTCACCTTCGGCATCCCCGCGCTGGTCGAACGGGCCGTGGAGATCGTGCGGGCACTGGGCTCGCACCACCGTTCGCTGTTCCCGGCCCGCGCCGACGGCAGGCCGCACCTGCTCGGAAGGAAGTGA
- a CDS encoding class II aldolase/adducin family protein, with translation MTHSETTERPAYLADTHTGLPIPAETAFGSVEDERRHRKQRLAGSLRLFGKHGFGEGISGHISVRDPENLDHFWVNPFGVSFNRVRVADLLCVDSAGRIVHGRHRLNPSAFVIHSQIHEMHAEATAAAHGHTAYSRALGALGKLLDPLDQEAAAFYQRQVLYTDYEGTSTTVEQGRDIAEKLGDNRAILLQHHGLITVGNSLEEAVHWFFTFESCAKVQLLAAAAGTPKQFSHEQALAAGDGFGDPQLAHFSFSLLWEEITHEQPDFLEE, from the coding sequence ATGACGCACAGTGAGACCACCGAACGCCCCGCCTACCTGGCCGACACGCACACCGGCCTGCCCATCCCGGCCGAGACCGCTTTCGGCTCGGTCGAGGACGAGCGCAGGCACCGCAAGCAGCGGCTGGCCGGTTCACTGCGGTTGTTCGGCAAGCACGGCTTCGGCGAGGGCATCTCCGGGCACATCTCGGTGCGCGATCCGGAGAACCTGGACCACTTCTGGGTCAACCCCTTCGGCGTGTCCTTCAACCGGGTGCGGGTGGCCGACCTGCTCTGCGTGGACTCGGCCGGGAGGATCGTGCACGGCAGGCACCGGCTCAACCCGAGTGCCTTCGTCATCCACTCCCAGATCCACGAGATGCACGCCGAGGCCACCGCCGCCGCGCACGGGCACACCGCCTACTCCAGGGCGCTGGGCGCGCTGGGCAAGCTGCTCGACCCGCTGGATCAGGAGGCCGCCGCCTTCTACCAGCGGCAGGTGCTCTACACCGACTACGAGGGCACCTCGACCACGGTCGAGCAGGGCAGGGACATCGCCGAGAAACTGGGGGACAACCGGGCGATCCTGTTGCAGCACCACGGTCTGATCACCGTCGGCAACTCCCTCGAGGAGGCCGTGCACTGGTTCTTCACCTTCGAGAGCTGCGCCAAGGTGCAGTTGCTCGCCGCGGCCGCCGGCACGCCGAAGCAGTTCAGCCACGAGCAGGCGCTGGCCGCCGGTGACGGGTTCGGCGACCCGCAGCTGGCGCACTTCAGCTTCTCCCTGCTGTGGGAGGAGATCACCCACGAGCAGCCCGACTTCCTGGAGGAGTGA
- a CDS encoding IclR family transcriptional regulator — translation MTAPPESKGRSGPPLGKMLSLLELLADSNRPMSLADLARAAELPKSTTHRLLHGLLREQLVKRTQHGYSMGSYLFDLLRTTRSMVRRIERLIKPSLTELYDKTHAVVSVGALDGLNVFTLDTVYNHSHLPLIQRLAGFTPGHCTGIGKVLLAYRERSAALLSESTLTSFTPRTLTCPAALHSQFPAIRRAGLAYVDGEFLPGVVELAAPIFDDCGEAVLGIGVTATADRLDPATVASAVRRTAATVTTTLRESQHAAQLRFLLT, via the coding sequence GTGACCGCACCCCCGGAATCCAAAGGACGCTCCGGACCGCCGCTGGGGAAAATGCTGAGCCTGCTCGAACTGCTGGCGGACTCGAACCGGCCCATGTCGCTGGCCGATCTGGCCCGCGCCGCCGAGCTGCCCAAGTCCACCACGCACCGGCTGCTGCACGGCCTGCTGCGGGAACAGCTGGTCAAACGCACCCAGCACGGCTACTCGATGGGCTCCTACCTGTTCGACCTGCTGCGCACCACCCGCAGCATGGTCCGGCGGATCGAACGGCTGATCAAGCCCTCGCTCACCGAGCTGTACGACAAGACGCACGCCGTCGTCAGCGTCGGCGCGCTGGACGGGCTCAACGTGTTCACCCTGGACACGGTCTACAACCACTCGCACCTGCCGCTGATCCAGCGCCTGGCCGGCTTCACCCCCGGCCACTGCACCGGGATCGGCAAGGTGCTGCTGGCCTACCGGGAGCGCTCGGCCGCGCTGCTCAGCGAGAGCACGCTGACCTCCTTCACCCCCAGGACACTGACCTGCCCGGCCGCCCTGCACAGCCAGTTCCCCGCGATCCGGCGGGCGGGCCTGGCCTACGTCGACGGCGAGTTCCTGCCCGGGGTGGTCGAACTCGCCGCCCCGATCTTCGACGACTGCGGCGAGGCGGTCCTGGGCATCGGCGTCACCGCCACCGCCGACCGCCTGGACCCGGCCACCGTGGCCAGCGCGGTGCGCAGGACCGCCGCCACCGTGACAACGACCCTGCGCGAGTCCCAACACGCCGCCCAACTCCGCTTCCTCCTGACCTAA
- a CDS encoding prenyltransferase/squalene oxidase repeat-containing protein — protein sequence MPSFPHALTLSSALAGAVTHSLVHRRPDSSWCGTPDPRVLDTAVTAIALAACADEAGRAAVARARSWLRHADPQTHHPLAYELEAALRALALGQEVRHTAASTDIVLSGRTRLLTVLAGHSLPGAGCPRTALRAELDRGLRERLKPWTVVELLAGIAILAMRAGDLGEARAAVARLRPHQWPDGSFYGNPVCTALALLALALTGSEPDLLDRTRRRVLRTQQEDGTWRFCASEVWDTALMVRAGQGLPRFDRHALPGALAFLAAAQNPDGGWSYTRGLESDNDTTGAVLLALGGRSLPGRGLPRALAYLAGQQTADGLWRTWQYRQDPPAQDVVAHVLGGLHQYRGQHHIPLAPATRWLGECWQREGRWSSSWYRGLPYATAEVGAALAGQEVLDHAVKALLANQNGDGGWGAEAGLASSAAATGLALLALSRSRVLDPDSREAAVTWLLRTRPADGTWAGEPDMYGPRPMLVHYPTQTHAFVLLGLRAALVHRTSDVWCSDYRNGPAAGVPGSLLSRFST from the coding sequence ATGCCGTCATTCCCGCATGCCCTGACGCTCTCCTCGGCCCTGGCCGGGGCCGTCACGCACAGCCTCGTCCACCGCCGTCCCGACTCCTCCTGGTGCGGCACCCCCGACCCCCGCGTGCTGGACACCGCGGTCACCGCGATCGCCCTGGCCGCCTGCGCGGACGAGGCCGGCCGGGCCGCGGTGGCGCGGGCCCGGTCCTGGCTGCGGCACGCGGATCCGCAAACCCACCACCCGCTGGCCTACGAGCTGGAAGCCGCGTTACGGGCGCTCGCGCTCGGGCAAGAGGTGCGGCACACCGCGGCGAGCACCGACATCGTGCTCTCCGGCCGCACCCGGCTGCTCACCGTGCTCGCCGGGCACTCGCTACCCGGCGCGGGCTGCCCGCGGACCGCGTTGCGGGCGGAACTGGACCGGGGACTGCGGGAACGACTCAAGCCGTGGACGGTGGTGGAACTGCTCGCCGGGATCGCCATCCTGGCCATGCGGGCCGGTGACCTGGGCGAGGCCAGGGCCGCGGTGGCCCGGCTGCGGCCGCACCAGTGGCCGGACGGGTCCTTCTACGGCAACCCGGTGTGCACCGCGCTGGCCCTGCTCGCGCTGGCTCTGACCGGGTCGGAGCCCGACCTGCTGGATCGCACCCGCCGCCGGGTGCTGCGCACGCAGCAGGAGGACGGCACCTGGCGGTTCTGCGCCAGCGAGGTGTGGGACACCGCGCTGATGGTGCGGGCCGGGCAGGGGCTGCCCCGCTTCGACCGGCACGCGTTACCCGGCGCGCTGGCCTTCCTGGCCGCGGCGCAGAACCCGGACGGCGGCTGGTCCTACACCCGCGGCCTGGAGTCGGACAACGACACCACCGGCGCGGTGCTGCTCGCCCTGGGCGGCCGGTCGCTGCCCGGCCGTGGGCTACCCAGGGCCCTGGCCTACCTGGCCGGGCAGCAGACCGCGGACGGGCTGTGGCGGACCTGGCAGTACCGGCAGGACCCGCCCGCCCAGGACGTGGTGGCGCACGTGCTCGGCGGGCTGCACCAATACCGGGGACAGCACCACATCCCGCTCGCCCCGGCCACCCGCTGGCTGGGCGAGTGCTGGCAGCGGGAGGGGCGCTGGTCGAGTTCCTGGTACCGGGGACTGCCCTATGCCACCGCCGAGGTGGGTGCCGCGCTGGCCGGGCAAGAGGTGCTCGACCACGCGGTGAAAGCGTTGCTGGCCAACCAGAACGGGGACGGCGGCTGGGGCGCGGAGGCCGGGCTGGCCAGTTCGGCGGCGGCCACCGGGCTGGCCCTGCTGGCGCTGTCCCGGTCCCGGGTGCTGGACCCGGACAGCCGGGAGGCCGCGGTGACCTGGCTGCTGCGCACCCGGCCCGCCGACGGGACCTGGGCGGGTGAGCCGGACATGTACGGGCCGCGGCCGATGCTGGTGCACTACCCCACCCAGACCCATGCCTTCGTGCTGCTGGGGTTGCGCGCCGCGCTGGTCCACCGCACGTCCGACGTGTGGTGTTCCGATTATCGGAACGGTCCGGCCGCGGGCGTGCCCGGATCGTTACTGTCCCGTTTCAGCACCTGA
- a CDS encoding flavodoxin-dependent (E)-4-hydroxy-3-methylbut-2-enyl-diphosphate synthase, which produces MHSESTARRFSRRVAIGQVTLGPPHPVAVQAATAGADLEVLLDEIVQAAAAGAELIRIEHADRVPPAVLAAVVRESPVPVVAEIPAAESALRQAAAAGCAAVRIVVGREAPLRTHAPRLAAAALETGLPVELAVPEGGRGALLLAEAGLRCCALLAGQGLTELCLAVLGPTPALVLATARLLAVTCDYPLQFALAATSAGATATARAAALCGQLLAEGIGDSIWISAAGAAVMQAHLGRQILLALQEGS; this is translated from the coding sequence GTGCATTCGGAATCCACCGCCCGCCGGTTCAGCCGCCGGGTGGCGATCGGCCAGGTCACCCTCGGCCCGCCGCACCCGGTCGCGGTGCAGGCCGCCACCGCGGGGGCCGACCTGGAGGTCCTGCTCGACGAGATCGTGCAGGCCGCGGCCGCCGGTGCGGAGCTGATCCGGATCGAACACGCCGACCGGGTGCCGCCTGCCGTGCTGGCCGCGGTGGTGCGGGAGAGCCCGGTGCCGGTGGTGGCCGAGATCCCGGCGGCGGAGTCGGCGCTGCGGCAGGCGGCCGCGGCCGGGTGCGCGGCGGTGCGGATCGTGGTCGGGCGGGAGGCCCCGCTGCGCACGCACGCGCCCCGGCTGGCCGCGGCCGCGCTGGAGACCGGGCTGCCGGTGGAACTGGCCGTGCCGGAGGGCGGGCGCGGCGCGTTGCTGCTGGCCGAGGCCGGACTGCGCTGCTGCGCGCTGCTGGCCGGGCAGGGGCTGACCGAACTGTGCCTCGCGGTGCTCGGCCCGACCCCGGCGCTGGTGCTGGCCACCGCCAGGCTGCTCGCGGTGACCTGCGACTACCCGCTGCAGTTCGCGCTGGCGGCGACCTCGGCCGGGGCGACGGCGACCGCCCGCGCCGCCGCGCTGTGCGGGCAACTGCTGGCCGAGGGCATCGGCGACAGCATCTGGATCTCCGCGGCGGGCGCCGCGGTCATGCAGGCACATCTGGGGCGGCAGATCCTGCTCGCCCTGCAGGAGGGATCATGA
- a CDS encoding 3-deoxy-7-phosphoheptulonate synthase, with product MLTENPILTRPRESAEDLFTALDEALRKPARQQPDWADHPARQRTRQDLALLPPLTLPAEIDLLRTRLAAVARGEAFLLQGGDCAETFADTTEAHIRANVSTLVQLEVALTRCTGWPVVTVGRLAGQYAKPRSQPQDADGLPSYRGDLVNAIEPDPLLRQPDPHRMMLAYQHSNVTLNLVRALCGPGNFPPARLRALFAGFAEGSAAGERFAGLLAELDRGLRYTDRSWSRELFSSHEALVLDYERALVRLDPDHPGGPRLYSGATHFPWIGERTRQWDGAHLAFAAQLANPIGLKIGPGATALEVSEYLHRLDPHKEPGRVTLITRMGSDRVRALLPPIVREVEASGHRVVWQCDPMHANGEVTECGRKTRQFDRIVDEVQGFFEVHRLLGTHPGGLHLELTGEDVTECLGGAAEITPSGLARRYETACDPRLNGDQALELTLLVAEMLRG from the coding sequence GTGCTTACCGAGAACCCGATCCTGACCCGTCCCCGGGAATCCGCCGAGGACCTGTTCACCGCCCTGGACGAGGCCCTGCGCAAACCGGCCCGGCAGCAACCGGACTGGGCCGATCACCCGGCCCGGCAACGTACCCGGCAGGACCTGGCGCTGCTGCCACCGCTGACCCTGCCCGCCGAGATCGACCTGCTGCGCACCAGGCTGGCCGCGGTGGCCAGGGGCGAGGCGTTCCTGTTGCAGGGCGGGGACTGCGCGGAGACCTTCGCGGACACCACCGAAGCGCACATCCGGGCCAATGTGAGCACCCTGGTGCAGCTGGAGGTCGCGCTGACCCGGTGCACCGGCTGGCCGGTGGTGACCGTGGGCAGGCTGGCCGGACAGTACGCCAAACCCCGCTCCCAGCCGCAGGACGCCGACGGCCTGCCGTCCTACCGGGGCGACCTGGTCAACGCGATCGAGCCGGATCCGCTGCTGCGCCAACCGGATCCGCACCGGATGATGCTGGCCTACCAGCATTCCAACGTCACGCTGAACCTGGTGCGCGCGCTGTGCGGTCCCGGCAACTTCCCGCCTGCCCGGCTGCGGGCGCTCTTCGCCGGGTTCGCCGAGGGCTCGGCGGCCGGGGAGCGGTTCGCCGGACTGCTGGCCGAACTCGACCGGGGTCTGCGGTACACCGACCGGAGCTGGTCGCGGGAGTTGTTCAGCAGCCACGAGGCGCTGGTGCTGGACTACGAGCGCGCGCTGGTCCGGCTGGACCCCGATCACCCTGGTGGGCCTCGGTTGTACAGCGGGGCGACACATTTCCCGTGGATCGGCGAGCGCACCCGGCAGTGGGACGGCGCGCACCTGGCCTTCGCCGCCCAGCTGGCCAACCCGATCGGGCTCAAGATCGGCCCGGGTGCGACCGCGCTGGAGGTCTCGGAGTACCTGCACCGGCTGGACCCGCACAAGGAACCCGGCCGGGTCACGCTGATCACCAGGATGGGCAGCGACCGGGTGCGTGCCCTGTTGCCGCCGATCGTGCGCGAGGTCGAGGCCTCCGGTCACCGGGTCGTCTGGCAGTGCGATCCCATGCACGCCAACGGCGAGGTGACCGAGTGCGGGCGCAAGACCCGGCAGTTCGACCGGATCGTGGACGAGGTGCAGGGCTTCTTCGAGGTGCACCGGCTGCTGGGCACCCACCCCGGCGGCCTGCACCTGGAGCTGACCGGCGAGGACGTCACCGAATGCCTCGGCGGCGCCGCGGAGATCACCCCGTCCGGGCTGGCCAGACGATACGAGACAGCCTGCGACCCCCGCCTCAACGGCGACCAGGCCCTGGAACTGACCCTCCTGGTAGCCGAGATGCTCCGCGGCTAA
- a CDS encoding carboxymuconolactone decarboxylase family protein: MCGHAPEMLSGLIDFGLAALRELDLGARNRELVALAVADATDCPYQRIQHLPLARAAGLTEAEIAAPDTVPRPAAADTVLLAATRELLTEATVLPGTMTALQVFFSDREIVEAILLVGYFRKLAGILNAVEIELDPQGELLVVAGVR, translated from the coding sequence ATGTGCGGGCACGCGCCGGAAATGCTGTCCGGACTGATCGACTTCGGCCTGGCCGCATTACGCGAACTGGACCTCGGCGCCCGCAACCGGGAACTGGTCGCACTGGCCGTCGCGGACGCCACCGACTGCCCCTACCAGCGGATTCAGCATCTGCCGCTGGCCAGGGCGGCCGGGCTGACCGAGGCCGAGATCGCCGCACCGGACACCGTGCCCCGGCCCGCCGCCGCGGACACGGTACTGCTCGCGGCCACCCGCGAGTTACTCACCGAGGCCACCGTCCTACCCGGCACGATGACCGCGTTGCAGGTGTTCTTCAGCGACCGGGAAATCGTCGAGGCCATTCTGCTCGTCGGCTACTTCCGGAAGCTGGCCGGAATCCTGAACGCGGTCGAGATCGAGCTGGATCCGCAGGGTGAACTGCTCGTCGTGGCGGGTGTCCGATGA
- a CDS encoding IclR family transcriptional regulator, translating to MPSGCVQEQWVITGAVPGGFADGQVGAVQKALLLLRAFNPADPPVGISELARRVRLAKSTTHRLLKIMLAYGFVRKQDDKYELAQRFAAPPAELAPVSQSALRDCLQPFLADLYALTLGTVHLGVPVGAEVLCLDLVHGQRSPRCGVRPGDRVAAASLAIGLVLLAFSPSPAPDPLAEQLREIRAAGICVRPMGGRAGLLSVAVPLCLAGGVPVAAISVTAPAARMHNATVLAGIRAIGHQARLALGPALLPRQVARR from the coding sequence ATGCCGTCAGGGTGTGTGCAGGAGCAGTGGGTGATCACCGGTGCCGTGCCGGGTGGTTTCGCCGACGGGCAGGTCGGCGCGGTGCAGAAGGCGTTGTTGCTGTTGCGGGCGTTCAACCCGGCCGACCCGCCGGTGGGCATCTCCGAGCTGGCCCGCCGGGTGCGGCTGGCCAAGTCGACGACGCACCGGCTGCTCAAGATCATGCTGGCCTACGGTTTCGTCCGCAAGCAGGACGACAAGTACGAACTCGCCCAGCGCTTCGCCGCGCCGCCAGCCGAACTCGCGCCGGTGAGCCAGTCCGCGCTGCGGGACTGCCTGCAACCGTTCCTGGCCGACCTCTACGCGCTCACCCTGGGCACCGTGCACCTGGGCGTGCCCGTCGGCGCCGAGGTGCTCTGCCTGGACCTGGTGCACGGTCAGCGCTCACCGCGCTGCGGGGTCCGGCCCGGCGACCGGGTCGCCGCCGCCTCGCTGGCCATCGGCCTGGTGCTGCTCGCCTTCTCCCCGTCGCCCGCACCGGACCCGCTGGCCGAACAGCTGCGCGAGATCCGGGCGGCCGGAATCTGTGTGCGGCCGATGGGCGGCCGGGCCGGGCTGCTGTCGGTGGCCGTGCCGCTGTGCCTGGCCGGTGGCGTCCCGGTGGCGGCCATCTCGGTCACCGCGCCCGCCGCCCGGATGCACAACGCCACCGTGCTCGCCGGCATTCGCGCGATCGGCCACCAGGCCCGGCTGGCACTGGGCCCCGCCCTGCTGCCCAGGCAGGTCGCCCGGCGCTGA